From one Streptomyces sp. N50 genomic stretch:
- a CDS encoding WYL domain-containing protein has product MAGKPVRPVNAIDQTRRMLSLVTYLKERPGARIEDVARAFGITEDELVSDLDVLPMCGTSFRGGDLLDIDTDGDRIWWHNPDDVAEPLRLAADEATALLVAARAVSTLPGLRESDRQALLRANAKVEAAAGEAAGASARLSVTFESEGGVFADVDRAISERRRLWIRYYSPARDELSEREIDPIRLVSVGHTYVEAWCRRSEARRTFRLDRVAEIKILDEPSAPPEIELRDLSEALVQPAAEDPEVVVEVGPGGRWVAEYYPHDSADELPDGGLRITLRTPDPTSLRRLALRLGRDGRIVSPSDLADSARRAAREALAAYDGPKG; this is encoded by the coding sequence GTGGCAGGCAAACCGGTCAGGCCCGTCAACGCCATCGACCAGACCCGGCGGATGCTCTCCCTGGTGACCTATCTCAAGGAGCGCCCCGGAGCACGGATCGAGGACGTCGCCCGTGCCTTCGGGATCACCGAGGACGAGCTGGTCTCCGACCTCGACGTGCTGCCCATGTGCGGGACCAGTTTCCGGGGCGGTGACCTGCTCGACATCGACACCGACGGCGACCGCATCTGGTGGCACAACCCGGACGACGTCGCCGAACCGCTCCGGCTCGCCGCCGACGAGGCGACCGCGCTCCTGGTGGCCGCCCGCGCCGTGTCGACCCTCCCGGGCCTGCGCGAGAGCGACCGGCAGGCGCTGCTGCGGGCCAACGCCAAGGTGGAGGCGGCGGCCGGTGAGGCGGCCGGGGCCAGCGCGCGCCTGTCGGTGACCTTCGAGTCCGAGGGCGGGGTCTTCGCGGACGTCGACCGCGCGATCTCGGAGCGCCGCCGCCTGTGGATCCGCTACTACTCACCGGCGCGCGACGAGTTGAGCGAGCGCGAGATCGACCCCATCCGCCTCGTCAGCGTCGGGCACACGTATGTGGAGGCCTGGTGCCGCCGCTCCGAGGCGCGCCGTACCTTCCGCCTCGACCGGGTCGCCGAGATCAAGATCCTCGACGAGCCGTCCGCCCCGCCCGAGATCGAACTGCGGGACCTGTCCGAGGCATTGGTGCAGCCCGCCGCAGAGGACCCCGAGGTCGTCGTGGAGGTCGGCCCGGGCGGGCGCTGGGTCGCCGAGTACTACCCGCACGACAGTGCCGATGAGCTTCCCGACGGCGGGCTGCGTATTACCTTGCGCACCCCCGACCCCACGTCCCTGAGACGCCTGGCCCTACGGCTCGGGCGCGACGGCCGGATCGTCTCCCCGAGCGACCTCGCCGACAGCGCCCGCCGGGCCGCACGCGAGGCGCTGGCGGCGTACGACGGTCCGAAGGGGTGA
- a CDS encoding helix-turn-helix transcriptional regulator, which yields MAIAKAERLMNLALCLLGTRRPLSKRELRESIEAYLEAGSDDSFNRMFERDKDDLRELGLVIETVENLDGEVGYLARRDSNRLPPITLDAEEAAALGLAAKVWQQARLAGAASGALQKLRAAGMPEDLDPYEPHGALEPRIPVHEASFEPLMLACRDRRPVVFDYRKATAARPEPRTVEPWALECWRGHWYLAGWDRDRGAERVFRLSRITGKVRSRNGRFTADIPDVVTVRETVASWAGETADRSALIRLRTGSGYPLRAKAVSVRELGDGWDELEIPYGHGLDAWLVEFGPDVVVLEPAELRADVVDRLRAVAKG from the coding sequence ATGGCCATTGCCAAGGCCGAGCGGCTGATGAACCTCGCGCTGTGTCTGCTCGGGACGCGGCGGCCGCTCAGCAAGCGTGAGCTGCGCGAGTCCATCGAGGCCTACCTCGAAGCGGGCAGCGACGACTCCTTCAACCGGATGTTCGAGCGCGACAAGGACGATCTGCGCGAACTCGGGCTGGTCATCGAGACGGTGGAGAACCTGGACGGCGAGGTCGGCTATCTCGCCCGCCGCGACAGCAACCGCCTCCCGCCCATCACCCTCGACGCCGAAGAAGCCGCCGCGCTCGGTCTCGCCGCCAAGGTGTGGCAGCAGGCCCGGCTCGCCGGTGCCGCGAGCGGCGCCCTGCAGAAGCTGCGCGCGGCCGGGATGCCGGAGGACCTCGACCCGTACGAGCCGCACGGCGCCCTGGAGCCGCGGATCCCGGTGCACGAGGCGTCGTTCGAGCCGCTGATGCTGGCCTGCCGCGACCGCCGTCCCGTCGTCTTCGACTACCGCAAGGCCACCGCCGCCCGCCCCGAACCCCGCACCGTCGAGCCGTGGGCGCTGGAGTGCTGGCGCGGCCACTGGTACCTCGCCGGCTGGGACCGGGACCGGGGCGCCGAGCGGGTCTTCCGGCTGTCCCGGATCACCGGCAAAGTGCGGTCCCGCAACGGGCGGTTCACCGCGGACATCCCCGACGTCGTCACCGTGCGCGAGACCGTCGCGAGCTGGGCGGGCGAGACCGCCGACCGCTCCGCGCTGATCCGGCTGCGCACGGGCTCCGGTTACCCCTTGCGGGCGAAAGCCGTGTCGGTTCGGGAACTCGGGGACGGCTGGGACGAGTTGGAGATTCCGTACGGCCACGGGCTGGACGCCTGGCTGGTGGAGTTCGGCCCTGATGTGGTCGTCCTGGAGCCGGCCGAGCTGCGGGCCGACGTGGTGGACCGGCTGCGTGCCGTGGCCAAGGGCTGA
- a CDS encoding FKBP-type peptidyl-prolyl cis-trans isomerase, translating to MSIEKPEIDFPEGEAPADLEIKDLWEGDGEIAVAGQNVTVHYVGVAFSTGEEFDASWNRGTPFKFPLGGGRVIKGWDKGVQGMKVGGRRQLTIPAHLAYGNQSPTPAIKPGETLIFVVDLIAV from the coding sequence GTGAGCATCGAGAAGCCCGAGATCGACTTCCCGGAGGGCGAAGCCCCGGCCGACCTGGAGATCAAGGATCTCTGGGAGGGTGACGGCGAGATCGCGGTGGCGGGCCAGAACGTCACCGTCCACTACGTGGGCGTTGCCTTCAGCACCGGCGAGGAGTTCGACGCCAGCTGGAACCGCGGTACCCCGTTCAAGTTCCCGCTCGGTGGCGGCCGTGTCATCAAGGGCTGGGACAAGGGCGTGCAGGGCATGAAGGTCGGCGGCCGCCGCCAGCTGACCATCCCGGCGCACCTCGCCTACGGCAACCAGAGCCCGACCCCGGCGATCAAGCCGGGCGAGACCCTGATCTTCGTGGTCGACCTCATCGCCGTCTGA
- a CDS encoding FKBP-type peptidyl-prolyl cis-trans isomerase, with protein sequence MRRRSVLIAVPAGLVTIAGCGDSDSSSSKASASPSPSPSASASTAPPPKLVDGPLPAITAGTKFDEKPTVAKGSGDPSKNLAVKTVIAGGGKAVAEGDFVKVNYLGQIWSTAKVFDNSYDRKTSLVIQLAQGGIIDGWRYGLAGRKVGSRVEMAIPPTWGYGTAGSPQAGIKGTDTLVFVIDIQDALNAKSSAKGTTVAQSDADLPKVGTNTDGKAPSVTIPKADPPKKLVSNYVLESDGAVVKADQSILCQFKGVVWSTGKEFESTYSQGRLSQFALKDMLSVVKGLAQGITGKKVGSRIMIVAPADLAYGDTPPSGGAIKKGDTLVFSVDILAAM encoded by the coding sequence GTGCGCCGACGCTCCGTTCTTATCGCTGTTCCCGCAGGACTTGTGACGATCGCGGGGTGCGGTGACAGCGATTCCTCCTCCAGCAAGGCCAGCGCGTCGCCGTCGCCCTCACCGTCCGCCTCGGCGTCAACCGCGCCGCCGCCGAAGCTCGTCGACGGTCCGCTGCCCGCTATCACCGCGGGCACGAAGTTCGACGAGAAGCCGACCGTCGCCAAGGGCAGTGGCGATCCGTCGAAGAACCTCGCGGTGAAGACGGTGATCGCGGGCGGCGGCAAGGCCGTGGCGGAAGGCGACTTCGTCAAGGTCAACTACCTGGGCCAGATCTGGTCGACGGCGAAGGTCTTCGACAACTCCTACGACCGCAAGACCTCGTTGGTCATCCAGCTCGCCCAGGGCGGCATCATCGACGGCTGGCGCTACGGCCTCGCGGGCAGGAAGGTCGGCAGCCGCGTCGAGATGGCGATCCCGCCGACCTGGGGATACGGCACGGCGGGCAGCCCCCAGGCGGGCATCAAGGGCACCGACACGCTGGTCTTCGTGATCGACATCCAGGACGCCTTGAACGCCAAGAGCTCCGCCAAGGGCACGACCGTCGCGCAGTCCGACGCCGATCTGCCCAAGGTCGGCACGAACACCGACGGCAAGGCCCCCTCGGTCACCATCCCCAAGGCGGACCCGCCGAAGAAGCTGGTGTCGAACTACGTCCTGGAGAGCGACGGAGCCGTCGTCAAGGCGGACCAGTCGATCCTCTGCCAGTTCAAGGGCGTGGTCTGGAGCACCGGCAAGGAGTTCGAATCGACGTACTCCCAGGGGCGGTTGAGCCAGTTCGCGCTCAAGGACATGCTGTCGGTCGTCAAGGGCCTGGCCCAGGGCATCACCGGCAAGAAGGTCGGCAGCCGCATCATGATCGTCGCGCCCGCGGACCTGGCCTACGGGGACACCCCGCCGAGCGGCGGCGCCATCAAGAAGGGCGACACCCTGGTGTTCTCCGTGGACATCCTGGCGGCCATGTGA
- the pafA gene encoding Pup--protein ligase, producing the protein MDRRIFGLENEYGVTCTFRGQRRLSPDEVARYLFRRVVSWGRSSNVFLRNGARLYLDVGSHPEYATPECDNVTELVTHDKAGERILEGLLVDAERRLHEEGIAGDVYLFKNNTDSAGNSYGCHENYLVARHGEFSRLADILIPFLVTRQLLCGAGKVLQTPRGAVYCVSQRAEHIWEGVSSATTRSRPIINTRDEPHADAERYRRLHVIVGDSNMSETTMLLKVGATDLVLRMIEAGTVMRDLTLENPIRAIREVSHDITGRRKVRLASGREASAIEVQREYYEKAVDFVDRRGIRTGTVAQVLELWGRVLDSIEAEDLDRIGTEIDWVMKYQLIERYRAKHNMTMSHPRVAQIDLAYHDIHRRRGLYYLLERKGQAARICNDLKIFEGKSVPPQTTRARLRGDFIRRAQEQRRDFTVDWVHLKLNDQAQRTVLCKDPFRSVDDRVEKLIAGM; encoded by the coding sequence ATGGACCGCCGCATTTTCGGGCTGGAGAACGAGTACGGCGTCACGTGTACGTTCAGGGGACAGCGGCGTCTGTCTCCCGACGAAGTGGCTCGGTACCTCTTCCGCCGTGTCGTGTCATGGGGCCGCAGCAGCAATGTCTTTCTGCGAAACGGCGCCCGGCTCTATCTCGACGTGGGCTCACATCCGGAATACGCGACCCCCGAATGTGACAACGTGACCGAACTGGTCACCCACGACAAAGCCGGCGAGCGCATTCTCGAAGGACTCCTGGTGGACGCCGAACGACGCCTGCACGAGGAGGGAATCGCGGGCGACGTCTACCTCTTCAAGAACAACACCGACTCGGCGGGCAACTCGTACGGCTGCCACGAGAACTACCTGGTGGCACGGCACGGCGAGTTCTCCCGGCTCGCGGACATCCTCATCCCGTTCCTGGTCACGCGTCAGCTTCTGTGCGGCGCGGGCAAGGTGCTGCAGACTCCGCGCGGCGCCGTGTACTGCGTCAGCCAGCGCGCCGAACACATCTGGGAGGGCGTCTCCTCGGCGACGACGCGTTCCCGGCCCATCATCAACACGCGGGACGAACCGCACGCGGACGCCGAGCGCTACCGCCGTCTCCACGTCATCGTGGGCGACTCGAACATGTCCGAGACGACCATGCTGCTCAAGGTCGGCGCCACCGACCTGGTGCTGCGCATGATCGAGGCGGGCACGGTGATGCGCGACCTGACCCTGGAGAACCCGATCCGGGCGATCCGCGAGGTCAGCCACGACATCACGGGCCGGCGCAAGGTGCGTCTGGCCAGCGGCCGCGAGGCCTCCGCGATCGAGGTGCAGCGCGAGTACTACGAGAAGGCCGTGGACTTCGTCGACCGCCGCGGCATCCGTACCGGCACCGTCGCGCAGGTCCTCGAACTGTGGGGCCGGGTGCTGGACTCGATCGAGGCCGAGGACCTCGACCGGATCGGCACCGAGATCGACTGGGTAATGAAGTACCAGCTCATCGAGCGGTACCGGGCGAAGCACAACATGACCATGTCCCACCCGCGAGTGGCGCAGATCGACCTCGCCTACCACGACATCCACCGTCGCCGAGGGCTCTACTACCTCCTGGAGAGGAAGGGCCAAGCCGCCCGGATCTGCAACGACTTGAAGATCTTCGAGGGCAAGTCCGTTCCGCCGCAGACCACTCGGGCCAGGCTCCGCGGCGACTTCATCCGCAGGGCTCAGGAACAGCGGCGGGACTTCACCGTCGACTGGGTCCACCTCAAGCTCAACGACCAGGCCCAGCGCACCGTGTTGTGCAAGGACCCGTTCCGTTCGGTGGACGACCGGGTGGAGAAACTGATCGCCGGAATGTAG
- a CDS encoding MFS transporter has product MGYLEILRARHATRLLVGTLVGRLPNATAAIAIVLFIRAEGGTYSLAGALAAVYGIANAVGQPLLGRLVDVHGQPRVQLPAAVLSALAMTVFAFGGTDPLPLAYIAVAAAGLFAPPLEGGLRALWPAVLRREEQVHTAYAMDAVAQEVMFTVGPLLVTVFVSLWSAPVALLVLNVIGVLGALSVVVSPPSRAWRSAPREAHWLGALRSPGLLALLGAFLFVGMALGSITVASVSYADGHGGDVVYGWLMAAIGLGALLGGTVYGARQWTGVPERRLRVLVGLLAVCYLPLMLMPGAVAMVLLTVLAGVFLAPALACAFIIVDRHAPKGTVTEAFSWLVTTFTVGASVGTGVAGPVVQAGGALWGFAVPGVAGAVSLLVLLATGRVLAAPGGGAVVAASSENDPNRAVEPRFSTGDRA; this is encoded by the coding sequence GTGGGATATCTGGAGATCCTCAGGGCGAGGCACGCCACCCGGCTGCTGGTGGGCACGCTGGTGGGCCGGTTGCCGAACGCCACCGCCGCGATCGCGATCGTGCTGTTCATCCGCGCGGAGGGCGGCACCTACAGCCTCGCGGGCGCTCTGGCGGCCGTGTACGGCATCGCCAACGCGGTCGGACAGCCCCTCCTGGGGCGCCTGGTGGACGTCCACGGACAGCCGCGCGTGCAGTTGCCCGCCGCGGTCCTGTCGGCGCTCGCGATGACCGTCTTCGCCTTCGGGGGCACCGATCCGCTGCCCCTCGCCTACATAGCTGTCGCCGCCGCCGGTCTCTTCGCGCCGCCCCTGGAGGGCGGTCTCCGGGCGCTGTGGCCCGCCGTGCTGCGGCGCGAGGAGCAGGTGCACACGGCGTACGCCATGGACGCGGTCGCCCAGGAAGTCATGTTCACCGTGGGGCCGTTGCTCGTGACCGTGTTCGTGTCGCTGTGGTCCGCCCCCGTGGCGCTGCTCGTGCTGAACGTCATCGGGGTGCTGGGCGCCCTCTCCGTAGTCGTGTCGCCCCCCTCGCGCGCGTGGCGTTCGGCTCCGCGCGAGGCGCACTGGCTGGGCGCCCTGCGCTCGCCGGGACTCCTGGCGCTGCTCGGCGCCTTCCTGTTCGTCGGGATGGCGCTCGGCTCGATCACCGTCGCGTCGGTGTCGTACGCCGACGGGCACGGCGGTGACGTCGTGTACGGCTGGCTGATGGCGGCGATCGGGCTGGGCGCGCTCCTCGGTGGGACCGTCTACGGGGCCCGGCAGTGGACCGGGGTGCCGGAGCGGCGACTGCGGGTCCTGGTGGGGCTGCTGGCGGTGTGTTACCTGCCGTTGATGCTCATGCCGGGCGCGGTCGCCATGGTGCTGCTCACCGTGCTCGCCGGGGTGTTCCTCGCGCCCGCCCTCGCCTGCGCCTTCATCATCGTCGACCGGCACGCGCCCAAGGGCACGGTCACCGAGGCTTTCTCGTGGCTTGTGACGACGTTCACCGTGGGGGCGTCGGTCGGAACGGGCGTCGCGGGGCCGGTCGTACAGGCCGGTGGCGCGCTGTGGGGGTTCGCCGTGCCGGGGGTCGCCGGGGCGGTGTCGTTGCTGGTCCTGCTGGCCACCGGACGGGTCCTCGCAGCTCCCGGCGGGGGTGCGGTGGTTGCGGCTTCATCGGAAAATGATCCAAACCGAGCGGTCGAACCCCGTTTCAGCACAGGGGATCGGGCGTAA
- a CDS encoding LacI family DNA-binding transcriptional regulator, translating to MAPASTRPTSRDVAQAAGVSQAAVSLVLGDKWRGRVSATTAERVREAARDLGYRPNLAARNLRLGRTRTVLLVVPVLTTEFFAGVYTGAARVAAEHGFGVVLYPSPEGIGPARDPFASAQAALDGVIASSMAADALTTIRGDQLPLVMLDSDPEGSLGAATVNLDIADGIRQVADHLLTLGHRHFLHLAADVPSWTFEVRARELAARVGSVTGTSVRTTRAPISIEGALAAAEAALAAPGSRVTALVCDDDKLAAGAYKAARRLGLRIPDDLSITGLDDLALATAIDPELTTVRLDAELFGEHGMRALLAVLDGRVPEEGDIPVELVVRGSTAPPGAP from the coding sequence GTGGCACCAGCCAGCACCCGCCCCACGAGCCGCGACGTCGCGCAGGCCGCCGGCGTCTCCCAGGCCGCGGTCTCCCTGGTGCTCGGCGACAAGTGGCGCGGCCGGGTCTCCGCCACGACCGCCGAACGCGTCCGCGAGGCCGCCCGCGACCTGGGTTACCGCCCCAACCTCGCCGCCCGCAACCTCCGCCTCGGCCGCACCCGCACGGTCCTCCTCGTGGTCCCGGTGCTGACGACGGAGTTCTTCGCAGGCGTCTACACGGGCGCCGCCCGCGTCGCCGCCGAACACGGCTTCGGCGTCGTCCTCTACCCCTCGCCCGAGGGCATCGGCCCCGCCCGCGACCCCTTCGCCTCCGCCCAGGCCGCCCTGGACGGCGTGATCGCCTCCTCCATGGCCGCCGACGCCCTCACCACGATCCGCGGCGACCAGCTCCCCTTGGTCATGCTCGACAGCGACCCCGAGGGCAGCCTCGGTGCCGCCACCGTCAACCTCGACATCGCCGACGGCATCCGCCAGGTCGCCGACCACCTGCTGACCCTGGGCCACCGCCACTTCCTGCACCTCGCCGCCGACGTACCGTCCTGGACCTTCGAGGTACGCGCGCGTGAACTGGCCGCACGCGTCGGCTCCGTGACAGGCACTTCGGTACGGACGACCCGCGCCCCCATCTCCATCGAGGGCGCCCTGGCGGCGGCCGAGGCCGCGCTCGCGGCCCCGGGATCGCGAGTGACCGCCCTGGTCTGCGACGACGACAAACTCGCCGCCGGCGCCTACAAGGCCGCCCGCCGCCTGGGCCTGCGCATCCCCGACGACCTCTCGATCACCGGCCTCGACGACCTCGCCCTGGCCACCGCCATCGACCCGGAACTGACCACGGTCCGCCTCGACGCCGAACTCTTCGGCGAACACGGCATGCGCGCCCTCCTGGCCGTCCTGGACGGCCGCGTACCGGAGGAGGGGGACATCCCGGTGGAACTGGTCGTCCGAGGCTCCACGGCGCCACCAGGCGCCCCCTGA
- the prcA gene encoding proteasome subunit alpha: MSTPFYVSPQQAMADRAEYARKGIARGRSLVVLQFADGIVFVGENPSRALHKFSEIYDRIGFAAAGKYNEYENLRIGGVRYADMRGYTYDRADVTARGLANVYAQTLGTIFSSAAEKPYEVELVVAEVGDTPDGDQIYRLPHDGSIVDEHGSVAVGGNAETISTYLDQRHRDGMTLAEALKLAVQSLSRDTNGSEREIPAERLEVAVLDRTRPQARKFKRIVGRQLSRLLEGENADTSSEESDSDDEE, from the coding sequence GTGTCGACGCCGTTCTATGTCTCACCTCAGCAGGCCATGGCCGACCGGGCGGAGTACGCCCGCAAGGGCATCGCCCGTGGCCGCAGCCTGGTCGTGCTGCAGTTCGCCGACGGCATTGTCTTCGTCGGCGAGAACCCGTCCCGCGCGCTGCACAAGTTCAGCGAGATCTACGACCGGATCGGGTTCGCGGCCGCCGGAAAATACAACGAGTACGAGAACCTGCGGATCGGCGGCGTCAGGTACGCCGACATGCGCGGTTACACCTACGACCGTGCGGATGTGACCGCCCGCGGTCTTGCCAACGTCTACGCCCAGACGCTCGGCACGATCTTCTCCAGTGCGGCCGAGAAGCCGTACGAGGTGGAGCTGGTCGTCGCGGAGGTCGGGGACACTCCGGACGGCGATCAGATCTACCGGCTGCCGCACGACGGTTCGATCGTGGACGAGCACGGCTCGGTCGCGGTCGGTGGCAACGCCGAGACGATCAGCACCTATCTGGACCAGCGCCACCGTGACGGCATGACGCTCGCCGAGGCGCTCAAGCTGGCCGTGCAGTCCCTGTCCCGTGACACGAACGGCAGTGAGCGGGAGATCCCCGCCGAGCGCCTGGAGGTCGCGGTCCTGGACCGTACGCGTCCGCAGGCCCGCAAGTTCAAGCGCATCGTCGGCCGTCAGCTGTCCCGCCTGCTGGAGGGCGAGAACGCGGACACGTCGTCGGAGGAGTCCGACAGCGACGACGAGGAGTGA
- the prcB gene encoding proteasome subunit beta has product MEANTRSPGRLPAAFLTPGSSSFMDFLSDHQPEMLPGNRQLPPMQGVIEAPHGTTIVAVTFPGGVVLAGDRRATMGNVIAQRDIEKVFPADEYSAVGIAGTAGLAVEMVKLFQLELEHFEKVEGAQLSLEGKANRLSTMIRSNLGMAMQGLAVVPLFAGFDVDRGIGRIFSYDVTGGRSQELGYAATGSGSVFARGAMKKLFHDQLTEAEATTLVVQALYDAADDDSATGGPDVARRIYPIVTVITEDGFRRLTDDESSEIARSILERRLQQPDGPRAALL; this is encoded by the coding sequence GTGGAAGCCAACACTCGTAGCCCCGGGCGTCTACCAGCTGCCTTCCTGACGCCTGGGTCGTCGTCCTTCATGGACTTCCTCTCCGACCATCAGCCGGAGATGCTCCCGGGCAACCGGCAACTGCCGCCCATGCAGGGCGTCATCGAGGCACCGCACGGCACGACGATCGTCGCCGTGACGTTCCCCGGTGGCGTGGTGCTCGCCGGTGACCGGCGGGCCACCATGGGCAATGTCATCGCGCAGCGGGACATCGAGAAGGTGTTCCCCGCGGACGAGTACTCGGCCGTCGGCATCGCCGGCACCGCCGGACTCGCCGTCGAGATGGTCAAGCTCTTCCAGCTGGAGCTGGAGCACTTCGAGAAGGTCGAAGGCGCCCAACTCTCCCTGGAGGGCAAGGCGAACCGACTGTCCACCATGATCCGTTCCAACCTCGGCATGGCCATGCAGGGCCTCGCCGTGGTCCCGCTCTTCGCCGGTTTCGACGTGGACCGCGGCATCGGCCGCATCTTCTCCTACGACGTGACGGGCGGCCGCTCCCAGGAGCTCGGTTACGCGGCCACCGGCTCCGGTTCGGTCTTCGCTCGCGGCGCCATGAAGAAGCTCTTCCATGACCAGCTGACCGAGGCCGAGGCCACGACCCTCGTGGTCCAGGCGCTCTACGACGCGGCCGACGACGACTCGGCGACCGGTGGTCCCGATGTCGCCCGCCGGATCTACCCGATCGTCACCGTGATCACCGAGGACGGCTTCCGCCGGCTCACCGACGACGAGTCCTCCGAGATCGCCCGCTCGATCCTGGAGCGGCGACTGCAGCAGCCCGACGGCCCGCGCGCCGCGCTGCTCTGA
- a CDS encoding endonuclease VII domain-containing protein — translation MSDPLELKRCTGCGRGLPLGSFAADRNRRDGLQVRCRECVAEYSAAYYRQRREALGRTVREKVDVPAGHKLCRACGEVKPHSEWHRNSSASDGLSTRCKACRAIKGREDHLKRQYGLTEAERDAMVASQMGLCVICLKAPAVHVDHCHETGRVRGVLCFNCNSAIGKLGDDPDAVRRAAAYLEGSSWKPTLVAPGVYQLPS, via the coding sequence ATGTCGGACCCGCTTGAATTGAAGCGGTGTACGGGATGCGGGCGAGGGCTGCCGCTCGGTTCGTTCGCCGCCGATAGGAATCGGCGTGACGGACTGCAGGTGCGTTGTCGGGAGTGCGTGGCGGAATATTCTGCCGCGTACTACCGACAACGCAGGGAAGCGCTCGGCAGGACTGTGCGCGAGAAGGTGGATGTCCCCGCAGGGCACAAGCTGTGCCGAGCCTGCGGGGAAGTGAAGCCGCACAGTGAGTGGCACCGAAACTCGTCGGCATCGGACGGCTTGTCCACCCGGTGCAAGGCTTGTAGGGCCATCAAGGGACGCGAGGATCATTTGAAGCGTCAGTACGGCCTCACCGAAGCCGAGCGTGACGCGATGGTCGCCTCTCAAATGGGGCTCTGCGTGATCTGTTTGAAAGCTCCTGCGGTTCATGTGGATCACTGCCACGAGACGGGTAGGGTCCGTGGCGTACTGTGCTTCAACTGCAATTCGGCCATCGGCAAGTTGGGAGATGATCCCGACGCTGTTCGTCGGGCTGCCGCCTACTTGGAAGGATCCTCGTGGAAGCCAACACTCGTAGCCCCGGGCGTCTACCAGCTGCCTTCCTGA
- a CDS encoding ubiquitin-like protein Pup, with amino-acid sequence MATKDTGGGQQKATRSTEEVEEQVEEAQATDDLKERHEKLSDDVDSVLDEIDDVLEENAEDFVRSFVQKGGQ; translated from the coding sequence ATGGCGACCAAGGACACCGGCGGCGGACAGCAGAAGGCGACGCGCTCCACGGAGGAGGTCGAAGAGCAGGTCGAAGAAGCACAGGCGACCGACGACCTCAAGGAGCGCCACGAGAAGCTGAGCGACGATGTCGACTCGGTTCTGGATGAGATCGACGACGTACTCGAAGAGAACGCCGAGGACTTCGTTCGGTCATTTGTGCAAAAGGGCGGGCAATAA